A section of the Candidatus Neomarinimicrobiota bacterium genome encodes:
- a CDS encoding neprosin family prolyl endopeptidase, translated as MMHANRLISAVKYLRIFLMGMVVMACNPDEYRYVSEKGDHGSPHPHPPDIGKTLLVSDEEPVLVRDDKERMRMVRYIAEFVRAEDVVSKIELSSGEVIDCVDMQKQPSLRLPGIDVLEIRFKPPTELKALSRGDSLAFIGDPVRDEPPRMAQQEYGANGRTCPEGAVPIRHLTIEILDNFETLEDFFRARPPHTRSGPTSLHQYANSYHSGDNWGAQSTLNVWSPYTERSNEFSLSQIAVTRGSGGNFETVETGWQKYRQLYSDYRPRLFIYFTPDNYGSGGCYNLTCSAFVQVNNSVYIGGGFTNISSHPHSSTAWEFTIRWQRHGDTGDWWLKYGNTWVGYYPAKLFDNSGLSPRGDTAHFFGEITDKRSDGRHTRTDMGSGHFPKDGFGYAAYQRRIRTITTSNYWNIRPTLTISRTDANCYDIEQHNSSGSWERYFYFGGPGYNAHCQ; from the coding sequence ATGATGCACGCCAACCGCCTGATAAGCGCAGTAAAATACCTAAGAATATTCTTGATGGGTATGGTTGTGATGGCTTGTAATCCCGACGAGTATCGATATGTTAGCGAGAAGGGTGATCACGGGAGTCCGCATCCTCATCCTCCGGACATAGGAAAAACCTTGCTCGTGAGTGATGAGGAGCCGGTTCTGGTTCGCGACGACAAGGAGCGAATGCGTATGGTACGCTATATCGCAGAGTTTGTGCGCGCTGAGGACGTCGTGTCTAAGATTGAACTTTCATCAGGAGAAGTGATCGACTGTGTCGATATGCAAAAGCAACCTTCGCTGAGACTTCCCGGTATTGATGTACTTGAGATAAGATTCAAACCTCCGACCGAGCTCAAAGCGCTGTCACGAGGAGACTCACTCGCATTCATAGGCGACCCTGTTCGAGACGAGCCGCCGCGGATGGCCCAGCAGGAGTACGGGGCAAATGGAAGAACCTGTCCCGAAGGTGCTGTGCCTATACGGCATCTGACCATTGAGATTCTGGATAACTTCGAGACATTGGAGGATTTCTTTCGGGCTCGACCTCCTCACACGCGTTCAGGTCCTACGAGCTTACACCAATATGCGAACTCTTATCATTCGGGAGATAACTGGGGAGCGCAATCCACGCTCAATGTATGGAGTCCTTACACGGAACGCAGCAACGAATTCAGTCTCTCGCAGATCGCTGTAACGCGCGGTTCCGGCGGAAACTTTGAGACGGTGGAAACAGGGTGGCAGAAATACAGGCAATTATATAGTGATTACCGACCGCGTTTGTTCATTTACTTTACACCGGACAATTACGGATCGGGAGGTTGCTATAACCTTACATGCAGTGCATTCGTCCAGGTAAACAACAGTGTCTATATCGGTGGCGGTTTCACCAATATCAGTTCTCATCCTCACTCGAGCACTGCCTGGGAATTTACGATTCGCTGGCAGCGGCATGGTGATACGGGAGACTGGTGGCTCAAATACGGCAACACCTGGGTCGGTTACTACCCTGCAAAATTGTTCGATAACAGCGGATTGAGCCCCAGGGGTGATACAGCCCACTTCTTCGGCGAGATCACTGATAAGAGATCGGATGGGAGGCACACACGGACTGATATGGGCAGCGGTCATTTTCCGAAAGATGGGTTCGGATACGCCGCCTATCAACGTAGAATACGCACTATTACGACGAGTAATTACTGGAATATTCGACCCACGTTAACTATCTCCCGCACCGACGCGAACTGCTACGATATTGAACAGCACAACAGTTCAGGAAGCTGGG